GATTTGGTTTCCATGGCCGACACCACCGACTCGGTCATTAGTACCCGAACCAGAGTTCCAATTGGTAACGGCACCGTCATGGCTAGCTGTATAAATCGTGCTGCGATCGTCACTTAATGTAAGTGCGGTGATCGGCTTGTTATGGCCCTTGACCACACGTAGCGGCTTGGTGGGATTATTTACATCGAGGTAGTTAATGAATCCGGATAGAGAGACGGATAGCAAGTGCTCTCCTTGCCACAAACAAGATACTTGTTGATCATCAATAGCTGTTCCCATTGGGAACTCGCTAATCAGAGTACGGCTTTCCACGTCCCACAATTTACAAGTTTTGTCACCTGAGCAGGTAAGCAACTGAGTACCATCAGGCTTCCATGCAACTCCATAAACGCCGCCTCCATGAGCGGGGGATCCAATCTCGCCCTTGAGCTCTGAGGTAGTTCCATCGTACAGGAAAACTTTGCCATCGAACCCAGCTGAAGCAAACAGGTGACCACTCGGAGAATACCGGACCGCCTGAACGAATCTAGTGTGGTCCTGTTTGGTCATCTTGAATTTGAATGGAGGTCCTTCAAAGACTCCGATCGTATTGTCTTCGCTGCCAGTAACAATCCGGAACGGTCTAGCAGGTCTAAAGTCACACGAATTTATCGGTTTCGATTGGCCTGAAATCTCACCAACAGAGGTACCCGTATCTGCCATGAACACATGGCCGAATCTTTCCCTTCCTTCGCCGACAATCACAATCCTCTGGCTATCCGGCGACCAGCTAATGTCCTTGATCGGACCTCCGATGGGTTGGAACTCATTCTTCAGGATGTGCTCCTTGTTGACCGTGTCCCAAATGCGGATCTTACCGGACTGGTCGCCGGAAGCGATGTAGAACCCGCTCGGTGAGTACTTCGCGACGTTCACCTGGCATGAGTGCTCCGTATAGATGTCGGCAATTTCCGGATTTTCGATGTTCCGGATGATTACCGAATGGCCGTTGGTGTAGAGGAAGTTCTTGCCCTTGGGATCCCCTCCGAGGACGATCGGTTGCCCCCGCTGCGTGCGCGGCAGCGTAGCGTAGATGAATTCTGTTGATAAGAAAACGAGAAGAAAATTAGAGTTGCATTGCAttgaaacagaaaatcaaaaaatt
The nucleotide sequence above comes from Armigeres subalbatus isolate Guangzhou_Male chromosome 3, GZ_Asu_2, whole genome shotgun sequence. Encoded proteins:
- the LOC134226258 gene encoding actin-interacting protein 1, with the protein product MAYSNKFIYATLPRTQRGQPIVLGGDPKGKNFLYTNGHSVIIRNIENPEIADIYTEHSCQVNVAKYSPSGFYIASGDQSGKIRIWDTVNKEHILKNEFQPIGGPIKDISWSPDSQRIVIVGEGRERFGHVFMADTGTSVGEISGQSKPINSCDFRPARPFRIVTGSEDNTIGVFEGPPFKFKMTKQDHTRFVQAVRYSPSGHLFASAGFDGKVFLYDGTTSELKGEIGSPAHGGGVYGVAWKPDGTQLLTCSGDKTCKLWDVESRTLISEFPMGTAIDDQQVSCLWQGEHLLSVSLSGFINYLDVNNPTKPLRVVKGHNKPITALTLSDDRSTIYTASHDGAVTNWNSGSGTNDRVGGVGHGNQINDIRASGDFVFTAGIDDSIKQISIESNQYTGVDAKLSCQPRGMDILKEGNITVVGCVKDVTVLQDGRKVSTIPINFESSSVAINTETLDVAVGGNDNKVHVFSLSGTQLTPKLEIEHLGPVTDCKYSPDNKLLVACDANRKVILYSVEEYKPAHKQEWGFHNARVNCVAFSPNSLLVASGSLDTTIIIWYVNSPAKHTIIKNAHPQSQITGLVWLDNETLISTGQDCNTKVWNITETSA